In Coffea arabica cultivar ET-39 chromosome 9e, Coffea Arabica ET-39 HiFi, whole genome shotgun sequence, the genomic window TCAAAAATCGGGTTTGATAAGGAATTGATGAAATCGGACAAAACTCGGTTTTTTCCCTTTGCTAGAGTAAGATGGACGCTTCTGACTGGTTTTGCCAAGATGAAACGAAACCAGTGCTTCGGTTTAAAAAgccctccatgccaaacctccTTAGCTAATCTTCACTTTcttaaacccaaaattttgaccaaatatgCATGAAGTTCCCATGTCCTAATTTCCAAGTGGATCCCAATTCGCCATGCCTAACGTGAACAAACACTCAAAAGCTATAGAAAGAGTTGAATTGGATTTAGgagaaagagaaaacaaaaacaaaagaaacaataaagaAAAGGGAGAGCTTTCAATGAGTTTATTGTGTGATATAAAAGAAGAGGGAGAGAGTTAGTCATTGTTGTAGCctagaggaagaagaagaagaaacaaaagaaagtgaaaaacaaggaaaagcaAGTGACGCCTCAACAAAGAAAGTGGGAGTTCCTAGTTAGGTTTGACATTTTATTtactttgaaaaccctaaaacgTTTTGCTAATTATATTTGGCCCTTTATAATTTTAGCAAAATGTAAAATTAACCCATCATATTTTCTAAACTACATTTCTTCTTATAACTTTTAAAGTTATTTAACCAGAGTCCTTTTGGATTAAATCTAAAAGTCATCAAAGAACTATATAAAGTTGTAAACCACTAATTTAAGGGACActtttatatgttattttgtattatatatattaatttatatttatgACGTCATTCGATTTGATCCCCAATCGAACCTATCTACCCTTAATTCCTGAGTTCGACCGAGTTAATATCCGATCCATGTTTGAAAACATAGGTTAAAGGCCAAGgtccccccccctccccccaaccTCTCATGCATCAGCATGATTGACATTGAGCTTACCAGCAAcatttttcttattcttttttttttgtcgcgttgataacatttgtatagcTGCTTAACCTAGGAGAAGGGGGGGTCTAACCGATGGATTCCTTCGGAGAAAGCTACTTGATAGTGGTGGCCACAATTAAGTGACAAGTATATGGTGGGAGGCATCAAGACTTTAAAGTCTTGATGGTGACCAAGAGCCCAAGAGGTTATTGGCAACATTTCTCTTATTCATTATGCCTAATATTATATGTTGGTTATCCTTATAGCTCTTCTTTTAGTCATGAGTCATCTTCACATTAAGGTAACTGCAAATTAAtttaagcacacacttgtattATCTACTATTCCACTTTGAGTTGTGACGGGTTCTTACCATTGATGTTTAGTCTGTTTACCAAAAATTACCATCCCATAATCGCCCcataaaaaccaaaaaaaaaaaaaaaagaaagccctGATCATGAATATATGAATCTTTGGTCCTCCATTTTTCTGCGACTGCAAGAGCTTGTAAAAAGTAGCGTAGTAGAGAGTACAATCATACCAGCGTAAGTAGTAAATGGGCAGGTAATTGATGAGATGACTAGGAGAAGGAATTAAGGACATAATGAGATGGTGAAATGGAAATGAAGGTGGTGGGTGGGCGACTTTGAGTTGGCCGCTGTTTTGTTTGGCTGCTGTTGTCGCTGACATCTCATTTGTTTTTTAGGTGCCAGTCCACATCCAAGAAGATGACTCAAACTCAACTCCGTCCCTTTGTGGGTCTATTTTGTCAGTGTCAGTTGATTACTAAGATATTTAAGTCACACTCAAGACTCATTTTAGCGTTGTCTTCTTGCCTCTGCTTTATATAATCTAAGGGAAATGGTATCAGCGCTTCTCAAAAAAATCTCGCGCGCTTCTTCACCCATCGTCTCTGACGCTACTCACCAAAGACAGGCAGCTTATtaagtccaaaaaaaaaaaagagaaaagaaaaatagatctTTGACTTTGACCACATCATCAGCTACGAACGACTGCAAAACACGCTGCTGTGCTGATTAAGTTGATCAAACTCTGATATTCTGATTtgataattaattaaataaataaataccaCCAACAAACTTACTACCAAcgaaacaaacaaaagaaaggcgGGATGGGAGAGGAAGCTCATCCATCACCCACCAATACCATCCATCATCATCTGTCAACGAAGAATGAGTAAGTAGTAGTAACATTAATCCATGATGGTGACGTGATTTGTGGTCCtggtaataaaattaaattcaatGGTTGGGGATGCATCATCCCAGCAGAGAGACTTGTACGTCACCATCTACACTTATTCCTACCCTAACTAAACTATACTAAGGGAGCGACCTTGCTTCCAACAGGATCACGAGGAACTGACAGAAACTGAACCACCATCGGACCGGTGCATATCATGTAGTACATCTACACCACCTAAGGGGGAGAGACTAGTAAAGCTATATGGTACATATGATCATGGCCTGTGCATGTGCGATAGATAGGCCAGGCACATGTGAGGGTGTGATGTGGAGGAGGAGCATATCTTAAATGTGTTGTCCACTTTTGGACGACCCTATTCTTGAATTCCCTCTCGACTTATTACTCCCGTCCTGCATTAGGCAGTACAATAAAATTGACGTTAGTATATGCTACCTCTGATCATATCATATGCTCCTCCCAGTCATCCTAAACGAACGGAGTGATGATGGACCAAAACAAAAAAGGCATTAGTAGCAGCAGTGGTAGTTGGCATTCAGCACTAGCAACACCACCACCTAAAACCAGTTCAACATCACCCACCTTCACTTCTGAATTCTTCCAACTGCATGCATGGTAAAGCTGAAAACAAATTATTAAGGTGGTGaactatatgtatatgtatacatatactTTCTGGTGCAAGTTGAATGACCGGACAATGTTCATTTATCTTTCCATCCACACACTTGTACAGTCCTGAGCCATAGGGAGACAAACTGGGAATACCCAAACTACAATGAGACCGCCACTGTTGCAGTTGATGCACTACAAAAAGCTGTTGAATTGGACCCTACTCTCATGCATCTCATCAATCCTTTCCTTTGTTATCAAATCCAAGCATGTAAAACTGAAATTAATGCCAAGACTTTAAATCCAAGTAGGTAGACTTTTCGCCCAACAAGCCTTGCATCCACCGCACACCAGCTCAAactattaaggaaaataatcAGCACCCCGtccaaatattaaaaaaaaaaaaaaaaaaaaaaaagattctcaTCCCCTTGAATGTTTTCCACGTCTATGCTTTTAGATAAATCCTTCCATGAATACTAGGCCAATCATACAAGAGAAACAGACACAGACacatataattattattattattccaGGCCAATTAGATACAGCACATGCTGATGAGTGACTTATAAAGTCTTAAACAGGAAACAAAAGTGCAACCAGCAGAAAAGAACATGCGGTAATCCAAAGACATACACAAATATATACCCTTTATGTTCGTGGATCATTCTCAATGAAGGCAACGTAAAAATTATAAGCAAAGAGCGGTAAAATGATTTACAGAACACCTAAAAAGCAGCCCCAAATGCAAATACAACTAATCCACGAAAGCatgatttcaaaaaaaaaaaaaaaaagggaggaagaGTGTTAATTAATTCTAATGATGTGAACCTTTCAAACGCTTCATCACGTCCAGTAGACTGGTATTACATGACTTCTCAATAAATAGCACCACATTCGAGTCCATGATACATGCATCGCAGTCTGGATATGGATCAGCTCTGTTTCCCAGTCCAGTCACTTGTCCTACCATAGGCACAGGTCAAATTACTTAATGGCTTGCACACTTGCAGTACGCAAATGAAGCTGAGTATAGAAGGTAAATACAATGGGCATAGAATCAATGCCATCTTAGAAACACTCAACAAGAGGATTGCACTCAACACCTTCACATCATCCTCAACCATCAATCCAAAGTTAGATGCATAAATTTACTGAGAAATGAATAATTTACCACCAACTGTAAATTTCAAAACACAGAGTAAATGTAAaacataaaacataaaaaaaaataaaataaaagcctTTTGACGCTGAAAGTATAGCTAGGGAGACAACAAAGATATCCATTTCTTTATCAGCAAAAATAGCAGAAAGCATAAAGGAAAACATAAATGGAGCAAACAGAAATTTTCCTTCGGGTAAAACAAAAAGAATTTTACATTAGCCAATCACTAAAATTTTAGATGCTCATTGGAAAGAGAAGGTTTCAGTTTTAAAGAATTTTAAGACCAGCAACATGTCAGAATTCAGACATAGTCAACCAACTAGATAGGATTGTATACAGGAAGTGCAGTTCAGTAGTCACCATCATGTAAATAAAGAAGGCTTACTATCCTGTTATGTCAAAGGGAGTTCTTTCTAAGGTAAATAATCACAAAAGGACTTGGATAATTAGCATGATAGATGAATGGGTTTAGATACACAGATCAAAGACAAACAAACAGAGAAAGATAGAAACATATGAAGAAGCCAAGGATCAAGATAAATCTAGAACTGGAAAAGGGAGAGCCTGTCAATACAAAAAGGATAGGGAGAACAAACCTTTAGCATAAATTCTTGAGGGCAAGATATCTTTTTTACACAAAATTAttgtgcaaacaagaaaaagatCAAATATAATAAATCTATGGAGAAAAAGATCAAAGATAATAAATCTATGTTATCAGACGCGCACATACACTTTCAGACACCTTATctcaatcaagaatttcaacTTTGCACCACCATGAAATACAGAAAAATAGAAGCCATTAAGAATAGCATCACACTGAGtgagaaagaaattaaaatcttTGCCATTCAGATCGTTTGCATCCCTTGGCCATGAAAGAGATAGACAAATCAATACAAGTACTTAGATAgcaagaacaaaaataaaacttaaACTAAAACATTAATCAGTTTACACGTGTAATGCAGACAAAAGAGCAATAAAAATCTAAATAAAGAAAGCTGCAGTCATACAGCAGCTTATTCCAGCCCACAGAACCAATCCTTTAAGGAACAAAAGAGTATAACAGAAAACTTGCTCTCAAGAGTTGTAAGTCAGCAATCATCCAATTGAACTTGTATGAGAAAGAAAGCATCACAACTGCTCAGACGAAAAACACCACAACTTGAGGTTCTGAACTTGTAATCACAAAAATAATAAAGGACAGGGGAGATCAaatgctcaaaaaaaaaaggaccaaaAAAAGCATTGTTCAAGGAGAATGGAGGTCCTGGGGTTACAAAGAGCTCAAGCCTCATAcagaaaaagaattaaaagaagGAAATATATCATATGGTCTTATCAATGTATCTGTGCCATGCGAAGTAAGATTAATATATGGAACCGTGAGGCCTTTCCAGTGGCAAAAGAAGGCGTACAAGTGCAGTATACATATCCATTCATGCAAAGCTGACAAAGAAGCTACAATGAATACATAGACATAAACaggaaaaagaagcaaaattgCCAGCAGGAGAACAATACTACGGTAAACCCAACACAATAAAGGTAAGCAGCAAATAGGAGTGCATCTTCACTCAAGGAAAGATAGGATCAAATTTAGCTGATAGATTACATTTTTCAGATAAGAAAAATCACCTTTAACAGCATATGCAGCTGATATTAGAAAAGAAGATGAGACTCTTCGGCAAAATTCAATACCCTGGTTAGCCCATGTTACACATATGTTCTATACATATGAACTGTCGCTATCATCTGCATAATCGGAATCTGACCCATCGGTTCTAGTGCCGAGTAAACAGTTCATGTCAAACGATGACTCAACTTCCATCTCTTCCATGTCAATAGTGTCATATGTCATCCGCTCCTCAAATTTCTCATCAGAACAATTAAGGAACCAAGCAAGAGAACATTTCAAACCCTTCTTTGCAATCATTGCATGTCTTGGTTTAATAGTTGACTCAAGACCATAAGTGAAAAAGGCTGGGAAAGAAACCAAGTCATCCAACTGTCTTGCCATTTTTCCCTGGAAGTAATCAAAGCTTAATTTCATGACATCAAGATTTAGAGCAAGCAGTTGGGGACAGGCCATCACCATCTTTCTCACTTGTTCCAAGGAAAATCCGCATTCCTTGAGGAAATCCAAATGTTTCAATATGGCAGTATTATTGAGGCTGACAATCTGTGGCATCTTCTCTATAACTCTCCCAAAACCAACAGGATCCAATTGGATAATTGAATTAAGAAAGTCCCTTCGAGTGCAAAGTCTTGTTTGAACATCTACTCCTATAATTTCAGGATACTGTGCAATGACAGATGCAAGCAACGATTTCCTAACATTGAACTCTAAAAGGGACTCAACATTTGGCTTGATCCTGTCTTCAAGTCCAAATCCAAGAATAAAAGGTCTTTTCTCTATTAGTCTAGCTATGGCTAATTGTGGTATTCCCAAGCTTTCTAGATAATCCACAAATGGTTTGATTGTACGGCCAACTCTCATTCCTAGTATTTGGGGGTATCTAGTTAGTACACCACCAATTTCTCTCCTTGCGACCCCTATTCCAACCAAGTAAGCCACTGAAGTACTCATGGTGCCTTCCAGCTTAAACCCCAATACTTCAGGATACTTCTCCAGAACCCGAGGAATATCATTTGGCTTGATATCCATTCCTTGAAGATACTTAACTACCGGTGCGAGATCGACAACAACACTAGAATGGAGGACTTGTGGGTATCTACGCAAGAATTCTGTAAACGTAGATTTTTTAACACCCAACTTGCCGAGGTAATCAAGGACGGGAACCATGTTTTTCTTGACACTGCAGCCGAGAACCAGTGGGTAATTGTTTATATCTTCAACAGTGAGGCCTAATCTGTGAAGAAAGTCCACACGTTCGCGCATGACATCTACAGTGACAGGGAGCTCCAATCCATCAAGCTCATCAGGGAAAACACCAATTCCCCTCAAGAAATCATAAACACGGGCTCGATTGGCTGCCTTCTCACTCCTAATCTGTGACAAACTAGGATGAGCATACAAAGAGGAAGAAGCCTTTTGCCTTTGAAGCCCTTCATTACCAGAATTGTCCTTGGACAAAGATAAGTCTAGAGAAGTAGATGAAACGGTTCTACCAGAAACTGAACAACTAAACCGCATGAATCTACATCCATTCATGGAAGAAGAATACAGTTGAGGCTTACAGAAGGAAATGGCAGGCACGTCACAAATGACAAGGGAGAAAGTAGGCCTGGCAATGGCCCTGTAGCCTATGATCATCATGACTGGTCTTTTAAATAAAATCTGCAACCAGCAAAAAGACAATGAGGCAGGATCAACAACATTAAACACTTTAAGGAAGACAAATTTTCATCAACTATCACAATCGCATAATGCATTAATCTCTTGCCAGCTAGAAACGGCAATTGGACAGGTCCCTATGCGCTAGAGTCAAGCACAGCAAATAACCAACCAAGACTCAGTAGTTCGAGTCTAAGTAGTTTTCTGAATCTACCAACTTGTGAACCTCCATAATTACTTTAGTATCATGACGTTTTAAACTTGAACCATAGAATCAACACTCCCCCACGCAATCAACcaaacacccccccccccaacacaaaaaaaaaaaaaggagaatacTTTGAGTATATATTGCGCTACCAAGTTGATGAAATCAAATATCGTGATTGGCACaaatagttttcttttttttttttttttatatgcaaTGCATGCACAGAAAGGATAATtaacaaaattggaaaaaaaaaaaagatgaggaAGCAGCAGTTTGTCACAGATTGTACTACTACTATTGCTACTACATTTTGTTATCTGCTTGAGGTGTATAAATTAGAATTGTTCTGAAAAATCCAAGATAAgatatttttaccaattttagcTAATAAAACATAAAGGGAGGGAGCAAAGCCAGAATGAACTGAATACGGCGGAAGAGGAGTAGCTTATTTTCTCTATTGGATAAATATTGAGGGATGTAGGTCGATGTGGAGGAGAATACAGTCTCAAGAAACCGATTATGAAGACTGAAGAGGCCCTACCCGGAGAGACAGATGGAGGGGGCTACGATCAGTACAATTAGAATCTGATAGCAGTAACAATAATCAGCACTTCAGCACTTCTTCTGATATCCGGCATATCATCTCCTGCTGCCAGTGGGAGGACTTGATACTACTATTCTTGAGTCTTTTCTTTTGGGGGCCTCCCGCCGCTGCTAGAACTAGAAGACGGATGATAGGACCGCTAGGCTGCCTTTGGGAGTttaggattaaaaaaaaaaaaaaaaaaaaaaaaaaagagagagacttTCAAGTTAttgaaggaaagaaagatatCAGTGTCAAGTCTGGAGACTCTCTACTACTACTATTGCTACTACTAAGGCTTCGTTTTGGttatcttcttatttttttctggTACTTTTGCCtccttggtttttttttttgtaattaaaaatttggATAGGTTCGACTCTAATTACTATCACGAGTctggacatttttttttttgtaatcaaaAGTTTAGATAAATTCATTTTCAATCATTATCACGGGTCAAGGtatgtttttgaaattataagTCGCTTACAAAGATTCTTACAGATCCCTCGCCAATACAActctcttgattttttttttttttgtaattaaaaGTTTTGGTAAGTTCAACTCTAATCATTATCATGAGTTAGaacattttttttgataattaaaAACATGAGTAGATTCGCCTCCGATCATTATTATGGGCAGAGTATGCCTCCAAAACTATATATTACTTACAAAAAATCTTATAGATCGCCCACTAACACAGTCTCGCAACTAAGCCAAGTTGTGTTGGCATTGTTCTTGAATATGTGATTAAACCAATTCACTCCTTAAGTCATTACGACCTTTCCCAATCAGGTGCAATTGAATCAGGAAGCTCAATCTCGGGTTGAATGAGTCGTATCCAATACACATGGTTTAGTGAAGTGACTAATTACACCGCAAGTTTTTTAACCAAATTTTGTAATTACTCGTTGTTGACGAAAAATCGTCTAAATCACTACTATAATTGTTCCCCATATGTCAactaatttctcaaaataatcccaaaaaaattatctcaaaagTGGGCATTAACTACTTAACTGGACTTTAAATACTCTCCACAATTTTTAGATCAAAACAAATTTGCAAGGACTTTcattaattatatttaattaattaatctcTACAATTATGTAATTtacataaattttttaaaaaaatcatcatttataaaaaaatttaaaattatgttTTTTAAAACAAGTGTGTCTATCGCCACATTAAATCATGCGGTGAtagaaagaaattttaaaaaattatagataggttaaaaataaaaaaagaatttcTCTCTATCACCGCACAATGCTGTGTGGCGACTGAAagattctacaaaaaaaaaacattcgcTGCATTTGAATTTTTCGACGACGTTAATATTAGAAAATATCTCTAGACACCTTGCACTTTtgagattatttttttttggattatttagAGAAATTAGCCCTGTATGTATGATTGCAaaatgtattttaaaaatgtggTGATTGATAAGTATATTGTAGTTTATGTTTTATTAGTTCAAAAGGTTTTACAATAAAGGGTAACTATCCATGATCCATCTTGACTTATTTATTAATTAGCTCAAAATTTTGCGTAaactttcttttgaatttttatgtAGCATGGTGCGGGTAATTTGATCAATTCACAAAACTATATCCATTTTAGATCACAAATTCAGTGCATTGGGCTACCTGACCCAATTATACATGAttgaaaaatttatatataacaTAGGTGTGTATTGGTTCAGTTAAATATTTAGGAGACAATATTATGTGAAAAAAAGGCATTTTTTGAGGGGGCTTATTAGTTTGATTAAACGTTCAGGAGGGCAATGTGATAAAGAGGCATTTTTTGAGAGGGTTTATTGAAATTAACCCTATGTTTTATTTCAAGGTTCCATGGgcaattttataaaatttagcaccttttttttttttttttgggtttttggggGGAGAATCTCGCTCGCTCGCTCTCTCCAGAGATCTAAACCTTTTTATTGGTTATTCTGTAAGTTTCCAAAGGGTTTAATTAATAATTACACCCTCTACAGCGAGCGTTGCTCCTCCGCCCCCTGCTAGCTAACACTACATCGTGGTTGGATTGCAAGTCACGGATGTACGACGGACAAGAAGAGATTGACTATCAGCTCCAAATTTCAGGCAAATAGAAATTGGCCATTCAATCAAATACTAGTacaattgaagaagaagaagaataatgCGAGCTTTGTTTGGATAAATAATGTATACCatcaagaaaataagcaaagaaGCTACCAAAGAATGACGAGTACACATGAAGAATGAACATGCATGAAGAAGGGTGTTGTAATGGAATTAGTAGCGGAGGGAAGTTGAGGAGGAGGAAACTAAGAGGGAGATGGGCAGGTATAATAATAGATGTGATAAACTACTTATGCTGGTGCCGCCGCTGCTCCCCTGACGGCCATTATTAGGCAACACCACCGGATGTGTACCCGCAGACCCTCCGGCTCCACCTCCTGAATTAGTGTTCCCATCGTCGTCTCCCCCTCCTCCTCCCACACCTCCACGAGATGCACCTCCGCTGCCACTTCGCCCACCAGCTCCGCCTCCACCACTTCTGCTGCCGCCACCACCACTACTGCTGCCACCCCCGCTCTTTCCTCCGCTAGCACCAGTACCACCACCACTGGTGCCTCCTCTGGCTCCTCCTCCACCAGCGCCGCCCCCACCCGCTGCAGGAGCCAGGGCAGTTGCTAGGACAATGCTAAGGATGGTAAGGAGCAGCAGGAAATTGTGACGGCAGTGCATTTTGCAGTTGTAGAATGTAGACCCCCCGGCCGAATGCTGTCCTGTCCTGTCCCTGGTGGTGGTTACTAATcacaaatataaatatttttgacGGAGATGAGTTTGTAGGTACAAAATGAAGGACAGGAATGATTGTAAGTAAGCAGTACTAAATTGATGCGCCTTTGGGCTTGATAACATAGGTATGCATATACACCTacatatatgatatatatatatatccatcaTATCACAGTAAGTATTATCACATGATATGGAATAATCATTGAACAATTCTGTGGTCTACAGACAGCACACGCGCTCGCGTGTCTCCGTTTATTGACTCCTAATTACTGGTATTTTTATAAATGACTCCCAATTAATTACGTGCGACTTTAGCTAGCTCCCCGTGTACAAGTGTCGTAGTTGTAGAAGCAGTACTTTACTTGTCAAAGATGATGATGTACAAGTCGTAGTAGAAGCAGTACTTTACttcttacccaaaaaaaaaaaaaaaaaagtactgtgCTTGTCAAAGATGATGACGACGACGACGTTGGTCGCGTCCCCACGCCGACATTCCTGTGGATTCTGTCAAGGGAAAAAAGAAGGCCATGGAATGGATAGATAGAATCCCCTGGCACATAAACTTGGGTTTTCTGCTGGGCTGACTTTGCAATCAAAAAACAACATATGGGGATGCTCCAATACCCAATGCCAGTTGTGATTAAATCACACAACAGTTTTTAGTCAAATTTACATGATATATTGGTACTTACTTAAAAACCgtacattttgtaattttggccTTAGTTTTAGATCCAAATTGGACGGAATCATTAACTACCGCCCAGACGGTGTTGTAATTCCTTACAAACTAAACCAAACCACCTACGGCTGATGATGCTGCGACATATAGGAATGCTACTCTATAATTTTATGACTTACACCCGCCCATGTTTCCAAACCAAAATGTCCAGTCTCAGAAAACCAACCACAAGAATGCAGATATATAGCAAACTTTACACCGGCACGACGCATAATACATACTTCTAGTTCTAGCTGGCTCACAAATCTATCGGCCTCTTCAATGGCTCAATCCAGTTCTTGGCTGTCGAAAATTGTCAAACAAATAGTGCCTTGTGCAGAGAAACCGTTAGTTATAGTAATATTAATATGTCTTGTTAATTTAATTTGGGTAACAACAGTTTAATAGCTATTCACATCCATGACAAATGCAGCACAGCTGTGAAGGTCGGATTGTATATCAATCAGACAAGGAAGGAACGAATCCCACATGTCAAAGCCATTCGGATTCAATTAGTTGCttctttttcagaaatgaatGCTTGTTTAATCAACTAATTTCTTAATGCACAGATGATGGAAAGCACAATGCTCCCCAACTACTCCAGAACTAATTTCTTAATGTCAGACAGCTTGCTCGTGTAATAATCCGGTCGGATGTGATTTGAGGAATCTTCAAGAGTCGATAGATTTGTCACACCTGCAAACATTTATAAACACAGTAGCGTCACCTTCACGATGCGCAAGCTGCTAACCAATCTCATCATATGATCAACTTTAacccaattttgagaaaaaataccCACCTGAAAGTACAAGCAGAGTTCTGCATCCAGCATTCTGTCCAAACAAGATATCAGTGTCGAGTCTGTCACCTACCATACACATTCTTGAAGTGCTGATGTTGAACCTGAAAAGGCAACAGTGTGCAAAATTTACCCAACCCCTGCTTACGCAATGGCTCTTGTACCCACATTTAAACATCTAACCAAATGACGTTGACCAATAAATCCATTTGTGCTTAACAGCAGAAAAAGTTGGCATACTTTTTAAGTAAAAACTTCATCATAAAGGTCGATGGCTTCCCAACCACAATGGGTTCTCTTTGAGTGGAACCACAAATGGCTGCAACCATACATCCTGCACCTGAAACCCAAAATGACCATTTAAAAATCAGGCAAACCTACTACAATTTTCATATTGTTCTCATCCTACTTAACAAAGGTAGATGTAAAACAATACCAGGCCATTCTTGCAAATCAGTCATATGTCCCACAGCATCACGGTTTGTAGCTATAAAAAGGCACCCTGGGTTCTCACGTATGCAGAGAGTTCCATACCTGCAGGTCATCACCGCCATTAGTTTATTAGTACTTTTAAGTCCACATACTCTccctcacacacacacacacacaccaacTAACAGAGACAAGCCTATCAACCGGAGTCCATTATGCCACTTGAATTATTATCTGTTACTGGAAGATTTGCAATTACTTCCAAAAGCAATAATAACTGAATGTGTCCTGGGGAATAATTCTACAATCTGGTTGCCCTTAAAGGGAAAGTATCAGCAGCAATATCTGATTACTTAAGCAACTTAAATACGTTCAAATTGAGAGGCCATAGAGACGAGCAATCGTGTCAAGTGAACAAAGATTCACCATTGAGAATTACCATGAAAACTCTGATTAGAAGTTACAGGTCCTTGCTAATTGCAAATAGAAAGGACCAAGGACTACACTTACGTGTAGGAAGACACAAAGACGTGGGCATCCTACTTAATCATGTCCAGTAGACGCTTAACCAGGTGATTGAAGGAACCTC contains:
- the LOC113708799 gene encoding transcription termination factor MTERF4, chloroplastic-like; its protein translation is MMIIGYRAIARPTFSLVICDVPAISFCKPQLYSSSMNGCRFMRFSCSVSGRTVSSTSLDLSLSKDNSGNEGLQRQKASSSLYAHPSLSQIRSEKAANRARVYDFLRGIGVFPDELDGLELPVTVDVMRERVDFLHRLGLTVEDINNYPLVLGCSVKKNMVPVLDYLGKLGVKKSTFTEFLRRYPQVLHSSVVVDLAPVVKYLQGMDIKPNDIPRVLEKYPEVLGFKLEGTMSTSVAYLVGIGVARREIGGVLTRYPQILGMRVGRTIKPFVDYLESLGIPQLAIARLIEKRPFILGFGLEDRIKPNVESLLEFNVRKSLLASVIAQYPEIIGVDVQTRLCTRRDFLNSIIQLDPVGFGRVIEKMPQIVSLNNTAILKHLDFLKECGFSLEQVRKMVMACPQLLALNLDVMKLSFDYFQGKMARQLDDLVSFPAFFTYGLESTIKPRHAMIAKKGLKCSLAWFLNCSDEKFEERMTYDTIDMEEMEVESSFDMNCLLGTRTDGSDSDYADDSDSSYV